Proteins co-encoded in one Actinomadura luteofluorescens genomic window:
- a CDS encoding TIGR03668 family PPOX class F420-dependent oxidoreductase — MPKLAPDEARRLLTTVPVARLATVGEDARPHLVPVTFAVHRGAVYTAVDHKPKSSRDLRRLANIRANPRVALLADHYEDDWERLWWVRVDGHATVVADPARMAEPVRLLAERYPQYREHPPEGPVIAVTIEAWTGWSAS; from the coding sequence GTGCCGAAGCTTGCGCCGGACGAGGCGCGCCGTCTGCTGACCACCGTGCCGGTCGCGCGCCTGGCGACCGTGGGGGAGGACGCCCGCCCGCATCTCGTCCCGGTGACGTTCGCCGTCCACCGGGGCGCCGTCTACACGGCCGTCGACCACAAGCCCAAGAGCAGCCGCGATCTGCGGCGCCTCGCGAACATCCGGGCCAATCCGCGCGTCGCGCTCCTGGCGGACCACTACGAGGACGACTGGGAACGCCTCTGGTGGGTTCGCGTGGACGGCCACGCGACCGTCGTCGCCGACCCCGCGCGCATGGCCGAACCTGTCCGGCTCCTGGCGGAGCGCTATCCCCAGTACCGCGAGCATCCGCCCGAGGGCCCGGTCATAGCCGTCACCATCGAGGCCTGGACGGGCTGGTCGGCGTCCTAG
- a CDS encoding alpha/beta fold hydrolase — protein sequence MSETRFLDLPGGRLAYDDTGDGPLVVCLPSMLDLRSQFRFLQPLLLDAGYRVVTVDQRGMGETSARWPEYGSTPLAHDLLALLQHLDAGPALIYGCSNGAAAAVWVAAEAPELVKGLVLAAPFVRDGKGGFAQKLTTALMRVPGLALPLYMSYYPKWEPKPPADFAEHKAELKANFKEPGRGKVIADYLSMSHAEAEARLDRVQAPTLVIMGTGDIDWPDPAAEAEWVGQRLNGEVVLLDGAGHHPHVEFPEQIANAVTAFHRSL from the coding sequence GTGCCTGCCCTCGATGCTCGACCTGCGGTCGCAGTTCCGGTTCCTCCAGCCGCTGCTCCTGGACGCCGGGTACCGCGTCGTGACCGTCGACCAGCGCGGGATGGGCGAGACCAGCGCACGCTGGCCCGAGTACGGCAGCACCCCGCTGGCCCACGACCTGCTGGCCCTGCTCCAGCACCTGGACGCGGGCCCGGCACTGATCTACGGGTGCTCCAACGGCGCGGCCGCCGCGGTGTGGGTCGCGGCCGAGGCGCCCGAACTGGTCAAGGGACTCGTGCTGGCGGCGCCGTTCGTCCGGGACGGCAAGGGCGGGTTCGCGCAGAAGCTGACCACCGCCCTTATGCGGGTCCCCGGCCTCGCCCTGCCGCTCTACATGTCCTACTACCCCAAGTGGGAGCCGAAGCCCCCGGCCGACTTCGCCGAGCACAAGGCCGAACTGAAGGCGAACTTCAAGGAGCCGGGCCGCGGCAAGGTCATCGCCGACTACCTGAGCATGTCCCACGCCGAGGCCGAGGCGCGGCTCGACCGCGTCCAGGCGCCCACGCTCGTCATCATGGGCACGGGCGACATCGACTGGCCCGACCCGGCCGCCGAGGCCGAATGGGTCGGCCAGAGGCTGAACGGCGAGGTCGTCCTGCTGGACGGCGCCGGCCACCACCCGCACGTGGAGTTCCCCGAGCAGATCGCCAACGCCGTCACCGCCTTCCACCGCTCCCTCTAG